TCTAAGTTCATCGCAGGTGCGCACGAGGTACTTTCACCTTACCGAATTGGGAACCGGCAGTCTGTTCAATAACGCGCACTGACCGGGCGCGATGAGGGTGAAGACACGAAAAGCCGGCTCACCAGGAGCCGGCTTTCGGTTTGTGGGTAACCGAGGCGTGGTTCCGCTTCGGTTACCCCTAGCGTACGCACAACATTGGTTGCTAAGGTTGCAAGCGCAGATCCTGGTCGAGCTTGAAACTCAGGAGGGTCTCTGCCGGAACCCGCACCTCTTTGCCTCCGGTCAAGACTTGCCCGGCGACACCACCTGCCGCGCCGATGCCCGCGCCAATGGCAGCACCCTTACCGCCGCTGACAATGGCGCCGATAATGGCGCCCACGGCCGCACCGCCACCCACCAGTACCGCAGTCCGTTTGTTGGCGCCGAGTCCATCGCGTCCGCTGCGTTCCAGGTCCCCGGTACTGACGAAGTATCGGTTCCCTCCCACGGTCAGCGAATCGATGTCCAGCACCAGATCGGAGCCAGCCGTGCTTCGAATCACCAGGTCGACATCAGAACCCTTCCGAATCGTAACCGTACCTGCGCCATCGAGGACATCCTTATCCATCACAGCGGAAAAGGTCTGCCCCACGTTGGCGGTTTTGGAATCGATGACTTCGTTGGTTCGGATCGCGAGCTGCGTCCCGCTGGGAATGGTCGTGTAGGCTCCTCCGGATCCCACATTCGAACCCAGGAGCGAGCTCACCTCGAATTCCGCGCGGCAGCCGTTGTCCACCCAGACTCCTTCGCTGTCGTATCCCCAGGTGGATCCCTGGGTGCAGCGAGCATCACTGAGCTGACGGGACAAACGCACTCCGCCCCGGCTATCAATCCGGCAGTACCGTCGCTCATTGTTGCCGGACTCACACCGAATGTACTGTGAGGTTGAGGTTGCGTTTTGGACCGGAAGGTAGAGATAGTCGCTTTCGTTGATGACCACCTGGCCCGTCCGCCCGTTGAAGGAATGCTGCACAGTGAGCGTCTTGTTTTGGCCTTCGGCCGGGTCGCCGCCCATGGCGTTGTTGGTCACCTGGAGGTTGAGCTGGCCGTTCTGGATCTGCCGCCTTAAGCGGTCGGTCACATCCATGGTCCGGTTGCCGGCGCCATAGGTGCCGCGAAGGATCTGCAGGCTGCCCTGGTAGCTGTCCGGCAGCCTGAGATAGTCGCCTTCGTTGATGACTATCCGGCCCGGCTGGCCGTTGAACGAGTGCTGCACGGTGAGCGTCTTGTCTTGGCCCTCGGCCGGGTCACCGCCCATGGCGTTGTTGGTCACCTGGAGGTTGAGCTGGCCATTCTGGATCTGTCGCC
This DNA window, taken from Terriglobales bacterium, encodes the following:
- a CDS encoding DUF3011 domain-containing protein; its protein translation is MKRLGIVLLLLLIALPVFARSGPKRGELVRADYGWGDTWVDVTERVRSLIRGQSLNFRADNATLGVDPRPGKDQALRLHLRDKQGRTRVVTFHENENVRLQPVWSAAVSSAGLQILRGTYGAGNRTMDVTDRLRRQIQNGQLNLQVTNNAMGGDPAENQAKTLTVQHSFNGRTGQVVINEGDYLRLPDTSYEGSLQILRGTYGAGNRTMDVTDRLRRQIQNGQLNLQVTNSAMGGDPAEGQYKTLTVQHSFNGWTGQVVINEGDYLRLPDSYQGSLQILRGTYGAGNRTMDVTDRLRRQIQNGQLNLQVTNNAMGGDPAENQAKTLTVQHSFNGRTGQVVINEGDYLRLPDNSYQGSLQILRGTYGAGNRTMDVTDRLRRQIQNGQLNLQVTNNAMGGDPAEGQDKTLTVQHSFNGQPGRIVINEGDYLRLPDSYQGSLQILRGTYGAGNRTMDVTDRLRRQIQNGQLNLQVTNNAMGGDPAEGQNKTLTVQHSFNGRTGQVVINESDYLYLPVQNATSTSQYIRCESGNNERRYCRIDSRGGVRLSRQLSDARCTQGSTWGYDSEGVWVDNGCRAEFEVSSLLGSNVGSGGAYTTIPSGTQLAIRTNEVIDSKTANVGQTFSAVMDKDVLDGAGTVTIRKGSDVDLVIRSTAGSDLVLDIDSLTVGGNRYFVSTGDLERSGRDGLGANKRTAVLVGGGAAVGAIIGAIVSGGKGAAIGAGIGAAGGVAGQVLTGGKEVRVPAETLLSFKLDQDLRLQP